The following proteins come from a genomic window of Nostoc sp. ATCC 53789:
- a CDS encoding GNAT family N-acetyltransferase: MSSSGEPSVESYQPPSGYSLRRGTLQDIQSYNFNASFWIAAIAFLWLVISIRSLLEAWLNKLSIIHKAYLFEYGKLPENIFFQDLQYILPSLNEVNWSFILVMGSGIITGFLVGVTLKHLIPRLLASESPNRTVWVAEYEQQIVGWAILLQRSNYTILSTLYITSQHRSRGVGSYLLWNCLKNIGQPAYLICVPQLQSFYARFGFVALLKEQVPKEMRLSKIPCMGLLGKPIPITNQPSANVSLPSGILIRPFQNFEEQFNFYNSFWHRKQFRNSRLYVFSLIAFVSSSAFVLVSVIFGSLRAIFGLTWLANFDFYFLGIQFLGITIAVWLYLELMILMWFSVRWQEWIIEQDGRAIGYIHFSQQAECSILYNLYVEPQEQLDNFSKLLLARLSRQIALPLYFNCPRPNRQFFTGLGFTPVNRNRLPFELKILQLTNQIPLKLTQQAARNLITQLPKIIELINYNYSILSTNHQKIQFKTLRNIKKNLIRFLANLLIAFMIAPVFQLPQMYAELKQQTQIENSSNKQIGKTLVAPEHIGVLAIAYDNQSLISGNGNETITIWNLSNQSLEKTISLPSGSGEIQSLAVSPDKETLVIGTSKGTIQVWNYKNGTIKKILSPGHLGNIIALRISSDGQKLVSGSWNDSVVKVWDLRLGQLQHTLNTGANNILSLAISQDSQTIYIGLFGTLQIWHLDRKLLVDNLAAHSREIDAVAVSADGKLLVSGGTDSLISQGGIPSNIWMVKVWDAQTLKLLKTLQGNSSSIYKLILTPDAKTVIFDSCCEAHFWDWINNKDITDIHGLVRNTVLSPNSKIIVSVASDGKTMTITDLDTLRML; this comes from the coding sequence ATGTCCTCATCTGGAGAACCATCTGTTGAATCCTACCAACCACCGTCGGGTTACTCGTTACGGCGTGGCACTTTACAAGATATCCAATCGTACAACTTTAATGCTTCATTTTGGATTGCTGCTATAGCTTTCTTGTGGCTAGTTATTAGCATCCGTTCACTTCTGGAAGCGTGGCTAAATAAATTATCTATCATTCATAAAGCTTATTTATTTGAATATGGAAAGTTACCAGAGAATATCTTTTTTCAAGATTTGCAATATATTCTCCCATCATTAAACGAAGTTAATTGGTCGTTTATTTTGGTAATGGGATCTGGAATTATTACTGGATTTTTAGTTGGAGTTACACTTAAGCATCTAATTCCCAGGTTGTTAGCATCAGAATCTCCCAATCGCACCGTGTGGGTAGCTGAATATGAACAGCAAATTGTTGGATGGGCAATACTTTTACAACGCTCGAACTACACTATACTTTCTACACTTTATATTACTTCGCAACACCGATCGCGGGGTGTTGGTTCATATCTACTCTGGAATTGTTTAAAGAATATTGGGCAACCAGCCTATCTGATCTGTGTTCCTCAACTTCAATCTTTTTACGCTCGATTTGGTTTTGTTGCGCTTCTCAAAGAGCAAGTGCCTAAAGAAATGCGGTTGTCTAAAATACCCTGTATGGGTTTATTGGGTAAACCAATACCGATCACCAACCAGCCATCAGCTAATGTATCTTTACCATCTGGGATTTTAATTCGCCCATTCCAAAACTTTGAAGAACAATTCAATTTTTACAATAGTTTTTGGCACAGAAAACAATTTAGAAACTCTCGGCTTTATGTTTTTAGCTTAATCGCCTTCGTGTCAAGCAGTGCTTTTGTCTTAGTCAGCGTAATTTTTGGCAGTCTCAGAGCAATATTTGGCTTAACATGGTTAGCTAACTTTGATTTTTATTTTTTGGGTATTCAATTTTTAGGAATTACCATAGCTGTCTGGTTGTATTTAGAACTGATGATTTTGATGTGGTTTTCTGTCAGATGGCAAGAGTGGATTATTGAACAGGATGGTCGTGCGATCGGCTACATTCACTTTTCTCAACAAGCAGAATGTTCCATACTATACAATTTGTATGTTGAACCACAAGAGCAGCTAGACAATTTTAGTAAGTTGTTGTTAGCTCGTCTCAGCCGCCAGATAGCACTACCTTTATACTTCAATTGCCCACGTCCAAATAGGCAGTTTTTTACTGGATTGGGTTTTACACCAGTTAATCGCAATAGACTACCATTTGAATTAAAAATTCTCCAACTGACTAATCAAATACCTCTTAAACTTACACAGCAGGCAGCCAGAAACTTAATTACACAACTGCCTAAAATCATAGAGTTGATTAATTATAATTACAGTATTTTATCAACTAATCATCAAAAAATCCAATTTAAAACCCTACGTAACATCAAGAAAAACTTGATTCGATTTTTAGCTAATTTACTTATAGCATTCATGATTGCGCCAGTCTTCCAACTTCCTCAAATGTATGCTGAACTTAAGCAACAAACTCAAATAGAAAATTCTAGTAATAAACAGATTGGAAAAACTTTAGTAGCGCCAGAACATATAGGGGTATTAGCAATTGCATACGATAATCAAAGCCTAATTAGTGGTAACGGAAATGAAACTATCACAATTTGGAATTTGAGCAATCAAAGCCTAGAAAAAACTATCAGTCTGCCTTCTGGTTCTGGTGAAATTCAATCTTTGGCAGTGAGTCCAGACAAAGAAACTTTAGTTATTGGAACATCAAAAGGCACAATTCAAGTATGGAATTATAAAAATGGCACAATTAAAAAAATACTTTCTCCTGGCCACTTGGGAAATATCATCGCACTAAGAATTAGTTCTGATGGTCAAAAGTTAGTTAGTGGGAGTTGGAATGATTCAGTGGTAAAAGTTTGGGATTTACGCCTGGGTCAACTTCAACATACTCTTAATACTGGTGCTAATAATATTCTGTCTTTAGCAATCAGTCAAGATAGCCAAACTATCTATATTGGCTTGTTTGGCACACTCCAGATTTGGCATTTAGATCGTAAATTACTTGTAGATAATTTAGCTGCTCATTCTCGTGAAATCGATGCGGTCGCTGTTAGTGCAGATGGCAAATTATTAGTAAGTGGTGGAACAGATAGCCTAATAAGTCAAGGTGGAATTCCGAGCAATATTTGGATGGTAAAAGTTTGGGATGCTCAGACCTTAAAACTATTAAAAACATTACAAGGAAATTCTAGTTCAATCTACAAATTAATTCTCACCCCCGATGCTAAAACAGTTATTTTTGATAGTTGTTGTGAAGCCCATTTTTGGGACTGGATAAATAATAAAGACATTACAGATATTCATGGACTAGTTCGTAATACTGTACTCAGCCCCAACAGCAAAATTATTGTCAGTGTTGCGTCTGATGGCAAAACAATGACAATCACAGATTTAGACACTTTGAGAATGTTGTGA
- a CDS encoding YihY/virulence factor BrkB family protein, with amino-acid sequence MPKPRFFRFFYYLNWRTLKKTFARTMERRLLGLASEIAFNAMLSLFPAILAVLTAIGLLAESLQATFKQLAAQLSQILPEQALVLIRDFATTEITNSRNSGLFSLSFVLAIWTASGAVNTAMTALDQIHQIPSENMRPFWKAKLVSLGLTVGTMLLLVLASFLVFTSDWLLGMVVRENGSLIVLLHLWQLLRWPLALSIVAVAFGFVYRYGPSVWNSGTPMMPGAIFAAVFWAILSALFRLYVANFGNYNKVYGAVGAVIVLMLWLSMSAAVLLIGDQLNVTVGEDMRLKAQSQSNEKY; translated from the coding sequence ATGCCAAAGCCTCGTTTTTTTCGCTTTTTTTACTACCTCAATTGGCGCACGCTCAAAAAAACTTTTGCTAGGACAATGGAAAGACGACTTTTGGGACTAGCCTCAGAAATCGCCTTCAATGCGATGTTATCGCTGTTTCCAGCGATTCTTGCTGTCCTCACAGCCATTGGTTTATTGGCAGAATCTTTACAAGCTACCTTTAAACAACTAGCGGCCCAACTTAGTCAAATCCTACCCGAACAAGCCCTGGTTCTAATTCGTGATTTTGCTACCACAGAAATTACCAATTCTAGAAACAGTGGCTTATTTTCTTTGAGCTTTGTATTAGCAATTTGGACTGCTTCTGGGGCGGTGAATACCGCTATGACAGCCCTCGACCAAATTCATCAAATTCCTTCAGAAAATATGCGCCCCTTTTGGAAAGCCAAGCTCGTCTCTTTGGGATTAACAGTTGGTACTATGTTGCTTTTAGTGCTGGCTTCTTTCTTAGTGTTTACCAGCGATTGGCTTTTGGGAATGGTAGTACGCGAAAATGGTTCCTTGATCGTCTTATTACATCTTTGGCAGTTGTTACGCTGGCCTTTAGCTTTAAGTATTGTTGCTGTTGCTTTTGGCTTTGTCTATCGCTATGGGCCAAGTGTATGGAATTCAGGCACGCCAATGATGCCTGGAGCAATTTTTGCAGCTGTTTTCTGGGCAATATTATCTGCCCTATTTCGGCTTTATGTGGCGAATTTTGGCAATTATAATAAAGTATATGGTGCTGTAGGGGCTGTGATAGTTTTAATGCTCTGGCTGTCGATGAGCGCTGCTGTACTGTTAATCGGCGATCAGTTGAATGTGACAGTCGGTGAAGATATGCGTCTAAAAGCGCAGTCACAATCTAACGAAAAATATTAA
- a CDS encoding DUF4112 domain-containing protein, whose amino-acid sequence MPDSPTRFSMIEPDAKAPTLKRLRQLSRLLDNVITIPGTKIGFGLDPILGLIPIGGDFLGVMFSSYIILEAARLGVSRATLGKMVVNVIVDGLVGTVPVLGDFFDFAWRANTNNIKLLEEYLKFPSEQKSADRLFIIALLVGLLLISIVLVALPVILIRIFWNALTGG is encoded by the coding sequence ATGCCAGATTCTCCTACTCGGTTTTCTATGATTGAACCTGATGCTAAAGCACCCACCTTGAAGCGCCTGCGTCAGTTAAGTCGGCTGCTAGATAATGTTATTACCATTCCTGGTACGAAGATTGGTTTTGGTCTAGATCCAATTTTAGGACTTATACCTATTGGTGGTGATTTTTTGGGAGTCATGTTTTCTAGCTATATCATCCTAGAAGCAGCGCGGCTGGGTGTCTCTAGAGCCACTTTAGGTAAAATGGTTGTAAATGTGATCGTTGATGGCTTGGTAGGCACTGTCCCCGTTTTGGGAGACTTTTTTGATTTTGCCTGGAGAGCTAACACTAATAATATCAAGCTATTGGAAGAATACTTAAAGTTTCCTAGCGAGCAAAAGAGTGCAGACAGGTTATTTATCATTGCTCTTTTGGTTGGATTGTTGCTGATATCCATTGTTTTAGTAGCATTACCCGTGATACTAATTAGAATATTCTGGAACGCTTTAACTGGTGGTTAA